In Carya illinoinensis cultivar Pawnee chromosome 16, C.illinoinensisPawnee_v1, whole genome shotgun sequence, a single window of DNA contains:
- the LOC122299148 gene encoding probable LRR receptor-like serine/threonine-protein kinase At2g16250 — protein sequence MVNINGTLSQTAMEEARRVLVMVAIFMFVLIRCAGARQQVRLSSHVERVALLELRSSLGLRSKDWPLKADPCLIWVGVQCQNGRVVGITVSGLRRTRLGRKNPQFALDSLANLTLLQEFNASGFSLPGTIPDWFGNSFNALQRLDLRSCSVIGPIPPSLGNLRKLNYLYLSGNSLAGAISPALGQLSELLVLDLSRNTLTGSVPSSFDSLGALTKLYLSSNYLSGSIPAGLGKLSNLQYLNLSDNSFASSIPLQLGGLSQLVELDLSKNSLSGSLPVDLRGLRSLRRMNVEHNVLEGPLPDDLFMSLSSNIKATDAVFNLSNNQLYGSLNLSSLRKFRLVDLSDNYFQGMVLDASQTKATLDGNCLQVPGQRSLEECRQFYNERGLSFEAPETSKPNKRSIYIRVGLFGGIGFIVLLVFVTVLILRTCDKGVENQRGTANVGSVTEGDLPSLPKDPVSMICLGESFTYENMLLFTDDFSEANLIKHGHSGDLFHGFLVGGVPVVIKRVDLRSFKKESYMIELEFFSKVAHTRLVPLLGHCLEHENEKLLVYKDMPNGDLANSLHRVTNSKEEKLQSLDWITRLKIATGAAEGLAYLHECTPPIIHRDIQASSILLDDKFEVRLGSLSEVHVQEGDSRHNVLARFWRKPQISEQGPSGSSSATCAHDVYCFGKVLLELVTGKLGISKSDDDATREWLEQMLPYISSSDKELVTTIIDPSLIIDEDLLEEVWAMAIVARSCLNPKPSKRPPMKHVLKALENPVKVVREESFTSVRMRTMSSSSWSFAFFGSWQHSSSDGATNPGHTGTSGSRQSGRVNSHGSGGHDHSSSNKRLSSEIFPEPIEMLDLERQDEH from the exons ATGGTGAACATTAACGGGACATTATCACAAACAGCCATGGAAGAAGCTCGACGAGTTCTGGTGATGGTGGCGATATTCATGTTCGTATTGATTCGGTGTGCGGGAGCTCGGCAACAGGTGAGGCTGAGCTCCCACGTCGAACGTGTAGCGTTACTCGAGCTACGGTCGTCGCTGGGGCTCAGGAGCAAAGACTGGCCCCTCAAGGCTGACCCATGCTTGATATGGGTCGGTGTCCAGTGCCAGAATGGCCGGGTGGTTGGGATCACTGTGTCCGGGCTGAGAAGAACCCGTCTCGGGCGGAAGAATCCACAGTTCGCTTTGGATTCCCTTGCCAACTTGACCCTCTTGCAGGAGTTCAATGCTTCTGGGTTTTCGCTTCCCGGCACTATTCCCGACTGGTTCGGCAATAGCTTTAATGCACTCCAACGGCTAGATCTCCGGTCATGCTCGGTGATTGGCCCGATTCCTCCGTCCCTCGGTAACTTGCGTAAACTGAACTATTTGTATCTGTCTGGTAATAGTCTTGCCGGTGCCATCTCTCCTGCATTGGGACAGTTATCGGAACTGTTAGTTCTTGATCTTTCCCGGAATACACTTACTGGGTCAGTGCCTTCTAGTTTTGATTCTCTTGGCGCTCTTACAAAGCTTTACCTTTCTTCAAATTACTTATCTGGGTCGATTCCAGCTGGTCTGGGTAAACTTTCTAATCTTCAATACTTGAACCTTTCTGATAATAGTTTCGCTTCTTCAATACCCCTTCAATTGGGCGGCCTTTCTCAATTGGTAGAACTTGATCTTAGTAAGAATTCTTTATCCGGGTCATTGCCCGTGGACTTGAGAGGGTTGAGAAGTCTGCGGAGGATGAATGTTGAGCATAATGTTCTGGAAGGTCCATTGCCGGATGATTTGTTTATGAGTCTTAGTTCAAACATTAAAGCCACAGATGCCGTGTTCAATCTCTCAAACAATCAATTGTATGGATCTCTAAACTTATCGTCTCTTAGAAAGTTTCGTTTAGTTGATTTGTCAGATAACTATTTCCAAGGCATGGTACTTGATGCCAGTCAAACCAAAGCTACTCTGGATGGAAATTGTCTTCAGGTGCCGGGGCAGAGGAGTTTGGAGGAGTGTAGACAGTTTTATAATGAGAGAGGCTTGAGTTTTGAAGCCCCAGAAACTTCAAAGCCAAACAAAAGATCGATATACATAAGGGTGGGTTTATTTGGTGGGATTGGTTTTATAGTGCTTTTAGTATTTGTTACGGTACTTATCCTAAGAACGTGTGATAAAGGCGTCGAAAATCAAAGAGGGACTGCAAATGTAGGGTCTGTGACAGAAGGAGACTTGCCTTCGCTACCCAAGGATCCTGTCTCTATGATATGTCTGGGAGAATCATTTACGTATGAGAACATGCTGCTCTTCACTGATGATTTTAGTGAAGCAAATCTTATTAAACATGGCCACTCTGGAGACCTTTTCCACGGGTTTTTGGTTGGTGGGGTCCCTGTAGTCATCAAAAGAGTAGATTTGCGTTCCTTTAAGAAAGAATCATACATGATTGAGttggagttcttcagcaaggttGCACATACTAGGTTGGTCCCACTATTGGGGCACTGCTTGGAGCATGAAAATGAGAAGCTTTTGGTTTACAAAGATATGCCAAATGGAGACTTGGCAAATTCGTTGCACAGAGTTACAAATTCCAAGGAAGAAAAGCTCCAGTCTCTGGATTGGATTACAAGGTTGAAAATTGCAACAGGAGCTGCCGAAGGCCTAGCTTACCTACATGAATGCACCCCTCCCATTATTCACAG AGATATTCAAGCAAGCAGTATACTTCTTGATGATAAATTTGAAGTGAGACTTGGAAGTTTGAGCGAGGTTCATGTCCAGGAAGGAGATTCTCGCCACAATGTGCTCGCAAGGTTCTGGCGGAAGCCCCA AATTTCTGAACAAGGTCCTTCTG GCTCATCATCAGCAACTTGTGCCCATGATGTTTACTGTTTTGGGAAAGTCTTGCTTGAGCTTGTAACGGGTAAGCTTGGCATCAGCAAATCAGATGATGATGCTACAAGAGAGTGGCTGGAACAAATGCTTCCTTACATCAGCTCATCTGACAAGGAACTGGTAACTACAATTATTGACCCATCTCTGATCATAGATGAGGATCTATTGGAAGAGGTATGGGCTATGGCAATTGTGGCCAGGTCATGCCTCAACCCCAAGCCTTCCAAGCGCCCCCCAATGAAACATGTCCTCAAAGCATTGGAAAACCCTGTGAAGGTGGTCAGGGAGGAGAGTTTTACCTCTGTGAGGATGCGAACAATGTCATCGAGCTCTTGGAGTTTTGCCTTCTTTGGTAGCTGGCAGCACAGCTCATCAGACGGTGCCACCAATCCCGGCCATACTGGTACCAGTGGCTCGAGACAGTCTGGGAGAGTAAATTCTCATGGAAGTGGCGGACATGATCACTCatcttcaaataaaaggttatccAGTGAAATTTTCCCTGAACCAATTGAAATGCTAGACCTAGAGAGGCAAGATGAACATTAG